Within the Telopea speciosissima isolate NSW1024214 ecotype Mountain lineage chromosome 4, Tspe_v1, whole genome shotgun sequence genome, the region gaaaacaaagaaatcattaaaacaATATACCTCTATTTTTCATCAGACACTTTTGAATTATGAATGACATGAACAAAATAGCAGCCAACAAGAGAGAAATTAACTTCAGTATACTTCAAATGAAATTTCCCAAATGTTGTATATGAAGTCTGAGAAGAATAGATCAGAGAAGTTACAAAAGTGAATAACAATGTGTAGATAAACTACCATATCCAGGCTACAACTATGCTTGAAAGCTTTAAAGTGCATTCTAGGCCCGAAAATGAACTTCAATTGAGAGCATGCTTGTCAATCACCTTACATGATGATGAACAATATTATGACATGATAGACAATGAGATAACCGTAATCTAAAGGGTGCATATCCTGAGTAGTCTGACAGTATTTGCTTTTCATGGTCTACATGTATATATCAAGTATCATTCGCTTACAACTTTTTATTTACTTAGAAGAACATGAGTGTGACCCAAGAAGCATAACATGTGATCCCTCAAAGGATAATTTAGaaaaaaagataaggaattTGGCACCTTTTCTGCGACATTGATTTGACCCATGAGTATAATGGAATATAAggaacccccttttttttttcttccttttcctcttttgttTTTCACGAAATAGCAGATAAGGGATTTTACTATaccaaaaagaacaaaaagaaaagcgGAAAGATAAAGGTACAGAACAAGATAACGTCTAAAGATGGGTTTATGTTCGAAGAGAATCATCAACAGATAGGAACAAAAAATATCTTGTTTTACAGTTCCATCCTTCATGagctataaataaataatggcaCATCCAGCATCATTTCTTTTGAAGAGTTGAATTTCATTTCCCTATTCAAGAAAATAATTGATCATTAGTTATGACATCATCACTGCACATAAAGAGTACAACTTTTCAGCCAAGGTTTCTAGAATTATGGAGCAAGCTTCAAATgaccaacatttttttttgagagggggggggtgaaGCACATATTTTTCCGAGGGTTCGGAACCTAGAAGAGAAATGCTGCGGGAAGAGTTGCTGCAACCATAAAATGTGCATACAAAGTAAAGGCAGAAGCCAAAGAAAATGCTTGTGCGGTAATTGAGGCCATCATCACCATGGAAACTCACagttgcccctttttttttttggggggggggggggaggggggagtgtATTCTAGGGCCTACAAAAGGTGGAACATAAAAATAgctaaaggggaaaaaaggaaaaagaaaagaaaaagtaggaAGATATAGATTCTTCAAGAATGGTATGGACCACAATCATTCAGCACCATGGTTATAGAGCTAAAATAGGAACCTTCCCACCTGTCTTAACCATCTTACAAAATCCTTAATTTCCAAATGGTGAAAACACAAAAGGTCTTCCAAGATGGATAACTTTTCTGCTTTGTTTTCTGATAAGACAGACACTGTAAATATGTGTTTTTCTGCCTATCACATACAATTGATTTAAAGAGGAGAACCTATGATATAGACCATTAGAATCCTGTTTGAAATTATAAATTGTCATCTCAGCACCGATAAAAGTACACTGAATCCATTCTCGGTTATGCATTTGCTTTTGTGTGTATGATGCAACTTACTCTTACCAGTACCCATACAACTTTGGAAGTAAAAGATTATTTATCATAAGAAAGAACGGCTGAATGGAGCTATTAATATATGATTGTTTATAAAACTAACATATCCAAAGCATTTCTAAATACATTTCATAATCGGTAAACCGTAAATTTCTTACTGATCTTCCAAAGAATTCAATTTCAAAAGTACACTAGTAGCCATTAACTGCAAACTATGCCACAAAAGATAAATCATCGATTTGTAGAAGTATCCAGAGCAAAAAACAGGCTAGAATTGGGAAAATGAGTTAACAAGATAATAGATGACATCCTTTTATGTACCAAATTATAGATTACATGAAGCTTATACCATAAAGATAGATCCTAAATAAGGTGTTCAACACGAACCCTCAAGCTGATTCATGCTTCAGAGTTTGATGGATTTGCTATGTAACTTCAACTTTTAATTCAAACCAGTTTGAACTAGTATGGCAGATGCTACTGTGATACAGCACCATGGAATAATACAGATTCAAGCACCAATTGATTAATCTAGAGCAGAAAAAAACAATCTTAACAGCAGTAGAAATCATTTTTTGCAAGGCCATGTTTAATTTGCCTTCGAATTCAATGAGTAACTTTCAAATCAGCTTTCCTAAGACCCTCTTTCCCCAACAAAATTAAACCAATAATGATCATGATTGGTACTAGTATCAACAATCATGAATGGAGAAACAAATGGAGGGTTCGAAAAAGAGGGAATCAGAATCACACAGTGACAGCAGgagaaacaagaacaagaaagtGGAAATCATCGTTTATACCTGAATTATGCCCTTAATTCGCCAAACTCCACGACTGTTAACCACGATATGAGAATCATCAGGATGGAGCGCCTCGACCTCCTTTCTCACCTCCTCAACTGCCACATTGTGATCGGTGGACAAGCGTTCCGCCACGACGGGGATCTTCCGCCCCTCGGATGCCCTTCGCCCAAGAACGGCCCTAGAGTCCCCAAGATTGGCAACATACAGAACATCATTGGAGATGGCCCCAACCAAACAGCACGACCCCACCGACGCGATCTGCGGACGGGCCGGCCACGAACGCTTCACCAGATGCAAGAATTCCTCCTCGGTGGCATCAAACGCTTTCTTTATGACATCCGCGGATAATCCTCCTTGTTCCGTGGCAAACTCTGTACAGGAACTTAATTTAGTAAATTGTCGTAACCAGTAGGAAAGAGatcaaaaagggaaataaaacaggatgaagaaaataaagattggGGAGGTAACTCCGTTACTTTGAAGATGAGGAAAGAGGTGGCCGTTGATGAAGCGAGAGGCTTCGGGGCCACCGTGGCCGTCGTAGACGCCAACGTAAGTGGCGAAAGGAGAGGTAAAAACTTGGCTTTGATCTTCAAGGGATGAGTTAGCTTGAACGACTGCGATCGAGAAGTCACCGGAGGCATGCGGTTTCAAGTCCATGTGCCAGAGAAGTCCGTCCCCTCCTCTTCGGCCGAAGCATCGCTCCAGTGGTCTGTAACACGAGCGCAGCATCTCcttctgcttctctctctctgtagaATTGCTTAGATAGAGAAGATTCTCAGTT harbors:
- the LOC122658786 gene encoding probable protein phosphatase 2C 63 encodes the protein MLRSCYRPLERCFGRRGGDGLLWHMDLKPHASGDFSIAVVQANSSLEDQSQVFTSPFATYVGVYDGHGGPEASRFINGHLFPHLQKFATEQGGLSADVIKKAFDATEEEFLHLVKRSWPARPQIASVGSCCLVGAISNDVLYVANLGDSRAVLGRRASEGRKIPVVAERLSTDHNVAVEEVRKEVEALHPDDSHIVVNSRGVWRIKGIIQVSRSIGDIYLKKPEFNRDPLFQQFGFPVPLKRPVMTAEPSIQIRKLKPHDLFLIFASDGLWEHLSDEAAVEIVFNNPRAGIAKRLVSAALQEAARKREMRYDDIMRIEKGVRRHFHDDITVIVIYIDHIQGSSSGRFKNSTVDCTSAPVDIFSLNTDDAEEEHIHTLS